One genomic region from Argentina anserina chromosome 2, drPotAnse1.1, whole genome shotgun sequence encodes:
- the LOC126784292 gene encoding uncharacterized protein LOC126784292, whose protein sequence is MSRSYGEQPPPPPPPQEFVIQGGEASTYSPHGSIGAVVGVLVMVVILAVVAVVIGRLCSGKTIMGYGHFDMESWAETKCSSCIDGRISISLSRPNVSTTTPPAQPSEQSEAQTSAPSANT, encoded by the coding sequence ATGTCAAGGTCATATGGTGAGCAGCCTCCTCCACCTCCGCCACCACAAGAATTTGTAATACAGGGCGGCGAAGCAAGCACTTACTCCCCCCACGGCTCGATTGGTGCAGTGGTCGGTGTGCTAGTAATGGTTGTAATCCTCGCCGTAGTTGCTGTTGTAATCGGACGGCTCTGTTCCGGCAAGACTATCATGGGCTACGGCCATTTCGATATGGAGAGCTGGGCTGAGACCAAATGCTCATCTTGCATTGATGGAAGGATCAGTATCTCACTTTCCAGACCCAATGTGTCAACAACAACACCACCAGCTCAACCATCTGAGCAATCTGAAGCTCAAACATCAGCACCTTCTGCAAATACTTAA